In Heterodontus francisci isolate sHetFra1 unplaced genomic scaffold, sHetFra1.hap1 HAP1_SCAFFOLD_121, whole genome shotgun sequence, one genomic interval encodes:
- the LOC137359696 gene encoding histone H2A-like — protein MSGRGKTSGKARAKAKSRSSRAGLQFPVGRVHRHLRKGNYAERVGAGAPVYLAAVLEYLTAEILELAGNAARDNKKTRIIPRHLQLAVHNDEELNKLLGGVTIAQGGVLPNIQAVLLPKKTSAQSSQKK, from the coding sequence atgtctggaagaggaaagaccagcggcaaagctcgggccaaggccaagtctcgctcctcccgggctgggctgcagttcccggtgggccgtgttcacaggcacctaagaaagggcaactatgctgagcgtgtgggtgccggagccccggtctatctggctgctgtgctcgagtatctgaccgctgaaatcctcgagctggctggcaacgcggcccgggacaacaagaagacccgcatcattcccagacacctgcagctggccgtgcacaacgacgaggagctcaacaagctgctgggaggagtgactatcgctcagggtggggtgctgcctaatatccaggccgtgctgctgcccaagaaaaccagcgctcagagctcccagaaaaagtaa